CTGTGGTCTAAGCTGAAAATATGAGAATCATCTGTGTCAATAAAAATTATATTTCCATTTCCCTTTCTCACTTCTTCATTTGCTTTATCTATCAACCATTTAGTTTTTCCAGATCCTGATGGACCAAGTACAAAATTTAACATTTAAACCACCCCTTAAACTCTTTTTCTCATTATACCATTTTGAAATAAATAAAACAAGTGTTTTTTTATAAAAAAGATTAATATAAACTATTGAAAAATAAATATTTTTTATTAAGTTTAACAAAAATTCTGCAAACGATATTAAGATTGTATAAAATTAAAATCATAAAAAATAAAATTTTGATAGTTTATTTGAAAATATACTATTTTGCGACCTTGATTTTTTTTCGCTTTTGTGCTAAAGTACAATTAGATAATTATGTATAATTTTAATATTTGAATATAAAAATATATTAAATAGGAGGAATTATGGCTTTTGTTGAATTTAAAAATGTTTATAAAAAATATAATGAAGGAAAAAGTTCAGAGATCGTTGCAAATAGAGATGTTTCTTTTGAAATAGAACACGGAGAATTTTGTATTATCGTAGGTCCTTCAGGAGCTGGAAAATCTACAATCCTTAATATATTAGGTGGAATGGATGATGCAACAAGTGGTGAAATCTTTATAGATGGAAAAGATATTTGTAAATTTAATAAAAGACAACTTAATGATTACAGAAGATTTGATGTAGGTTTTGTTTTTCAGTTTTACAATCTAATTCCAAATTTAACTGTTTTGGAAAATGTAGAACTTGCAGGGCAAATCGTAAAGGAAAGTTTAAATCCGGCAGGAGTTTTGGAATCTGTTGAATTGTCTCATAGACTTAAAAATTTTCCAAGTCAATTATCAGGGGGAGAACAACAAAGAGTTGCAATAGCGAGAGCTCTTTGTAAAAATCCTAAACTGCTTTTATGCGACGAACCTACAGGAGCTTTGGATTATCATACTGGAAAGAGAATTTTAGAGCTTTTACACCAAAGATGTAAAAGTACGAATACAACTGTAATTTTAATAACTCACAATCAAGCAATTACTCCAATGGCAGACAGAGTTATTGAAATTAACGATAGTACTGTAAAAAAAGTGATATTAAATGATAGTCCTAAGAACATAAAGGAAATTGAGTGGTAGTATGAAAAAATCATTGTTTAAAAATTTTTACAGAACAATCTTTAGAACATTTCCGAAATTTATTTCCATTGTTTTTATGATTGCTCTTGGAGTAATGGTTTTTGTTGGACTTAAAATAACTCCATACATTATGAGAAGAAGTGTCGATGAACGTGTAAAAGAAGGAAATTTATATGATTATAAAATTTATTCTAATTTTGGCTTGCAAAAAGAAGATGAGGACATAATTTCCAATTTAAAAAATCTAAAAGATGTAGAATATGGTTACAGTATAAATCTTAAAGACGAAGAACGAGAAGTTGACCTTACCATAGAAAGCAAGGCAGAAAAAATTAGTACTGTTCAAGTAATAGAAGGAAATGACATCGAGTCTGACTCTGATATTTTGTTGGATGAAAGACTAAAAGATAAATATAAAATTGGAGATGAAATAGACTTTAAAAATGTCAAAAAATTTGGAATTTTTAAAGATGAAGTAAAAAAATTAAAACAAAATAAATTTACAGTAAAAGGCTTTATTAAAAGTTCAGAAGTTTTAGCTACATTGCTAACAGGGACTACTGAAAATGGATATTTGGCAATAATATCAAAAAATGCTTTTGACTTTAGCTATTATTCTTATGCAAAAATTACTTTTTCTGACCTTAATGACTTGAATAGAAATAGTAAAGAATACAAAAAGCTATCAAACGAAAGAAAAACAGAGTTACAAGATTTGTTTAAAGGTAGAGCTGGAGAAGTTTACAATGTCATTTATTCTCAAAAGAGAGAAACTTTAGATGATAGTAAAGAAGAAGTTAATAAAAATAAATTTGACATTGAAGAAAGTGAAAGAAAATTACAACAAAATCTTGAAAAAGTTCAAAGTGGTCGAAAAGACTTAAGAAGAGCTTTTGCAGATTTAAATTACCAAAAAAATCAATTTATTACTCAAATAACTAAAAATAAAGAAAAATTGACAACTGCTCTAAACAGTTTGAATTCAAAAAAGAGTGAAATAAATAAAAATAAGACAGAAATAGTTGAAAAAAATAAAACTTTAATAAAAAGTAAAGAAGATATAGAAAAAACAAAAGCACAAGTTGATGCTGGAATAAAAACAGTAAATGAAGAACTAAGATTGCTCGAAGAAAATTATCAATCAAAATTAATTGAGGAAAATGAATATAAGGTAAAGAAAGAAGAAATAAATAAAAAATTAGCGGAATTGAATTCATCTTTACAAACAGTTCAAAAGAATTTAGATTCAGTTAATTCAAATCTTTCCAGTATTTCTGCTAAACTTACAGAATTATCAGGAGCCGAACAAAAACTAAATTCAGAAATAAAGACTTTAGAAAGTCAAATGTACCAATTGGAAAAACAAGCCAAACAAGGAATACTAAAATTTGATGAATACTATGCAAAATTAGTTCAAAAAAAATCAGAAGTCGAAGAAAACAACTTAAAATTAAATAAAGGCAAGGGAGATTTAGAGGATGCTAAAGAAAAAGTCCTTGATGCAAATAGTAAAATTTCTGACGGTGACGAAGTCTTATCCAAATTGATAGAACCAAATTACAATATTGAAGAAGGATTTGTTTCATCAATGATGTCAAAAGTTTATTTTGCAGCTAATGGAATCTATGGTGTTTCAAATGTATTCTCACTATTTTTCTATTTCATTGCCCTTTTGGTATCACTTACAACAATGACTAGAATGGTAGATGAAAATAGAATACAAATAGGAACTTTAAAAGCTCTTGGTTATAGCAATATTGATATAGCAAAACAATACTTTTACTACGGACTTTTAGCAAGTATCATTGGAGGAATAATAGGAACTATCCTAGGTTTTAAAGTGATTTCTCCACTTGTTTACAGATCCTACTTAAAAGCCTTTATATTTACAAAAGTTTTTGACAATTACTATCCACAAATAATTATTGCAGGAATATTAATTGCAATTTTCTGCACAGCTTTTGTGTCCTATGTAACATGTATAAGAACTTTAAAAGAAAAAATTTCATCACTTATGAGAGCAAAGGCTCCAAAGTCAGGAAACTTTGTTTTTCTTGAAAAAATACCTTATATTTGGAAAGAACTTTCATTTTTGCAAAAAGCAACTCTAAGAAATGTCTTTAGATACAAACTAAGACTTACAATGACAATTATAGGTGTAATGGGTTGTATGGGACTTTTAGTGCTAGGATTTGGAATAAAAGACAGCTTAGACGGAGTTTCCGATTTACAATACTCAAAATATACAAAATATCATTCATCAGTTATCTACAATCCAATGTCATTGGAAAAAGATTTGGAAAAATTTAATGAAGATATAAAAGCAAATAAGGACATTAAAGAAAGTATTGATTTATCTTTAGTATCTGTAAATATAAAATCCAAAAAGAGCTTTGATGAAAAAATAGGTGTCTTTACAACTGACAATTTGAGTGAGTTTTCTAAGTTCTTTGGACTATATAATGGAGACAAAAAAATTGACAAATTAGATGACGGAATTTATATAAATAGAAAATTAGCCGAAAAATTTTCACTTTCCGTTGGAGATGAAATAACCTTTATAAATAACAATAAAGAATATAAGGGAGTCGTTGCAGGAATCTTTGAAAATCATGTTGGCAATTTCTTTATAATGAACGAAAAAACTTATGAACAAACTTTTTTCAGAAAACCTATAAAAAATACAAAGCTACTAATTTTAAATGATGGAAGCAAGAATAATATCGAAAAAGTAATAAATGAATTAGAAAAAGATCCAGTTGCCGTAAAAGGCACAAACATACACTCATTGAAAAGGATAATTGATGACGCATCTTACAGCATAAACTCAATTATTTTAGTAATCGTAATATGCTCAGGCTTTTTGTCAATCGTAGTTTTATACAACTTAAGTAATATAAACATCTCAGAAAGAAAAAGAGAAATTGCAACACTTAAAGTTTTAGGATTTTATCCTTTAGAAATTGACAACTACATCTACAAAGAAACTGTAATACTAACAATAATAGGAATAGGGCTCGGAATCTTTGTAGGTCACAGTCTGCACATAAATATAATGGAACAACTTGCTATGGACTCAATCAGATTTTTCAACAAAGTAAAACTTATAAGCTACATTTACTCAGCACTAGTAACACTATTTTTCACATTTATAGTTTACTTCGTAGTAAAAATAATGCTTAGCAAAGTTCCAATGATAGAATCATTAAAAGATGTTGAATAGAAATAATCAGGAGTGATAATCTTGGAATATTTTTTTAATATAGAAACAAAAAGGTGTAGGATAAGACAATTTAAACAATCAGATGTAGATGACCTATATTTGATATTAAGTAACCCTAAAGTGATGGAGTACATTGAAGCACCTTTCACTTTGGAAAACACAAAAGAATTTTTAAACAAAAATGCTCTGTCTTATCCTCCACGAGTTTTTG
Above is a genomic segment from Parvimonas micra containing:
- a CDS encoding ABC transporter ATP-binding protein; translated protein: MAFVEFKNVYKKYNEGKSSEIVANRDVSFEIEHGEFCIIVGPSGAGKSTILNILGGMDDATSGEIFIDGKDICKFNKRQLNDYRRFDVGFVFQFYNLIPNLTVLENVELAGQIVKESLNPAGVLESVELSHRLKNFPSQLSGGEQQRVAIARALCKNPKLLLCDEPTGALDYHTGKRILELLHQRCKSTNTTVILITHNQAITPMADRVIEINDSTVKKVILNDSPKNIKEIEW
- a CDS encoding FtsX-like permease family protein; translation: MKKSLFKNFYRTIFRTFPKFISIVFMIALGVMVFVGLKITPYIMRRSVDERVKEGNLYDYKIYSNFGLQKEDEDIISNLKNLKDVEYGYSINLKDEEREVDLTIESKAEKISTVQVIEGNDIESDSDILLDERLKDKYKIGDEIDFKNVKKFGIFKDEVKKLKQNKFTVKGFIKSSEVLATLLTGTTENGYLAIISKNAFDFSYYSYAKITFSDLNDLNRNSKEYKKLSNERKTELQDLFKGRAGEVYNVIYSQKRETLDDSKEEVNKNKFDIEESERKLQQNLEKVQSGRKDLRRAFADLNYQKNQFITQITKNKEKLTTALNSLNSKKSEINKNKTEIVEKNKTLIKSKEDIEKTKAQVDAGIKTVNEELRLLEENYQSKLIEENEYKVKKEEINKKLAELNSSLQTVQKNLDSVNSNLSSISAKLTELSGAEQKLNSEIKTLESQMYQLEKQAKQGILKFDEYYAKLVQKKSEVEENNLKLNKGKGDLEDAKEKVLDANSKISDGDEVLSKLIEPNYNIEEGFVSSMMSKVYFAANGIYGVSNVFSLFFYFIALLVSLTTMTRMVDENRIQIGTLKALGYSNIDIAKQYFYYGLLASIIGGIIGTILGFKVISPLVYRSYLKAFIFTKVFDNYYPQIIIAGILIAIFCTAFVSYVTCIRTLKEKISSLMRAKAPKSGNFVFLEKIPYIWKELSFLQKATLRNVFRYKLRLTMTIIGVMGCMGLLVLGFGIKDSLDGVSDLQYSKYTKYHSSVIYNPMSLEKDLEKFNEDIKANKDIKESIDLSLVSVNIKSKKSFDEKIGVFTTDNLSEFSKFFGLYNGDKKIDKLDDGIYINRKLAEKFSLSVGDEITFINNNKEYKGVVAGIFENHVGNFFIMNEKTYEQTFFRKPIKNTKLLILNDGSKNNIEKVINELEKDPVAVKGTNIHSLKRIIDDASYSINSIILVIVICSGFLSIVVLYNLSNINISERKREIATLKVLGFYPLEIDNYIYKETVILTIIGIGLGIFVGHSLHINIMEQLAMDSIRFFNKVKLISYIYSALVTLFFTFIVYFVVKIMLSKVPMIESLKDVE
- a CDS encoding GNAT family N-acetyltransferase — its product is MEYFFNIETKRCRIRQFKQSDVDDLYLILSNPKVMEYIEAPFTLENTKEFLNKNALSYPPRVFALEYKENKKLIGHIIFHEYDKDSYEIGFILSQDYW